The Punica granatum isolate Tunisia-2019 chromosome 4, ASM765513v2, whole genome shotgun sequence genome has a window encoding:
- the LOC116204645 gene encoding uncharacterized protein LOC116204645 — MGGWRGILGFEYGIVQAPLGPDISGPELVAAVANAGGLGFIRAPDWECPDYMRGLIQKTRTMTDKPFGVGVVLAFPYQQNLKVILDEKVGVLQVYWGDCSKELVDEAHQAGVKVVPQVGSFEEAKKAVNVGVDAIIVQGREAGGHIIGQESVIALVPRVVDLIGERDIPVIAAGGIVDSRGYVAALALGARGVCLGTRFVATEESYAHPTYKRKLVESDKTEYTNIFGRARWPGAPQRVLKTPFFNDWSSLPENKNEVDQPVIGCSTINGVEKEIRRLAGTVPNFTTTGDIQSMAMYAGQGVGLIKEILPAGEVVKRLVEGAKLLIHREFNNFGQA; from the exons atgggggGATGGAGAGGGATTCTGGGGTTTGAGTATGGGATAGTTCAGGCGCCGTTGGGACCGGACATCTCAGGGCCGGAATTGGTGGCCGCGGTCGCTAACGCTGGTGGGCTTGGCTTTATCAGGGCTCCCGACTGG GAATGCCCCGACTATATGAGAGGTCTCATACAGAAAACTCGAACCATGACGGACAAGCCCTTTGGAGTCGGTGTTGTATTGGCATTTCCTTATCAACAAAACCTGAAGGTCATACTTGATGAGAAGGTGGGGGTGCTCCAAGTCTACTGGGGAGACTGCTCAAAGGAGCTTGTGGATGAAGCCCATCAAGCAGGAGTAAAAGTTGTTCCACAA GTTGGGAGCTTCGAAGAAGCGAAGAAAGCGGTTAATGTCGGCGTAGATGCAATTATTGTCCAAGGACGTGAAGCAGGAGGGCATATTATTGGTCAG GAATCTGTGATTGCATTGGTGCCTAGGGTGGTGGATCTTATTGGGGAAAGAGACATTCCTGTTATCGCTGCTGGAGGTATAGTGGACTCACGCGGGTATGTTGCTGCTCTAGCTCTTGGCGCCCGAGGTGTCTGCCTAGGCACGag ATTTGTTGCAACAGAAGAAAGCTATGCTCACCCTACATACAAGAGGAAGTTGGTGGAATCCGACAAAACTGAGTACACCAACATCTTCGGGAGGGCAAGGTGGCCTGGGGCACCACAGCGCGTCCTGAAAACGCCTTTCTTTAATGACTGGAGTTCTCTTCCTGAGAACAAAAATGAGGTGGATCAGCCAGTGATCGGCTGCTCAACCATCAATGGTGTG GAAAAGGAGATTCGCCGGTTGGCTGGAACAGTCCCGAACTTCACAACTACAGGAGATATCCAGAGCATGGCAATGTACGCAGGCCAAGGAGTGGGGTTGATCAAGGAGATTTTACCAGCAGGGGAAGTTGTAAAGAGACTGGTCGAAGGTGCTAAATTGCTCATTCACCGAGAATTCAATAACTTTGGTCAAGCTTGA